A single window of Aneurinibacillus sp. REN35 DNA harbors:
- a CDS encoding sensor histidine kinase: protein MKKRKGRIDKKVWIAIGFLLFGIALPFIMKPEYTGVLRTIQILQVRPTGNSFMVAVLLLMIWNTIYSLPHYIGAFLLGEEWGRRTEKPWLKAIPPLILIPVITYVEYIFNPIKFPFGLPGVLLLFSMFILQRVTKNQLDFRMKMLILIQLLLGFQWLEMVPWLTSTSFDANRILVRMKEMAFTLGFDQALAMYSIMLCVILVMSAIIVSISFMMSAQKWHDRKKLHLAQLEAIQSRSGREVLHLVHDLKTPLTSVEGLISLMEMRVNDEKLREYCRMSSQSIASMSEMISEMLYEDKKSWFKLTDVMNYVHASRLSGTGACVNIEFPKQEETWIWINKIRITRALVNLIDNALDAIKDIEEGTVTLYAEAENGEVKLGVADNGPGISREDQEKIWEAGYSTKRHPGLGLSFVLQVAESHGGYVSVQSRIGEGTTVWIHLRGGEGSNENLNYG from the coding sequence ATGAAGAAAAGAAAAGGGCGAATAGATAAAAAAGTATGGATTGCTATCGGATTTCTGCTGTTTGGCATTGCGCTTCCATTCATCATGAAGCCGGAATATACGGGCGTGCTGCGCACGATACAAATCTTACAGGTGCGCCCGACCGGCAACTCTTTTATGGTAGCGGTACTTCTTCTGATGATATGGAATACGATTTATTCGCTCCCCCATTATATCGGCGCATTCTTACTGGGGGAGGAATGGGGAAGAAGAACGGAAAAGCCTTGGTTGAAAGCGATTCCACCTTTGATTTTGATCCCGGTGATTACGTATGTTGAATACATTTTTAATCCCATTAAGTTTCCTTTTGGGCTGCCGGGAGTCCTGCTTTTATTCTCGATGTTTATATTGCAGAGAGTCACAAAAAACCAATTGGATTTCCGGATGAAGATGCTTATACTTATTCAGCTTCTGCTCGGATTTCAATGGCTTGAAATGGTGCCGTGGCTTACAAGTACAAGCTTCGATGCTAATCGTATTCTAGTTAGAATGAAGGAGATGGCATTTACGCTTGGATTCGATCAGGCGCTGGCTATGTATAGTATCATGCTGTGCGTTATCCTCGTTATGAGCGCCATAATTGTATCGATCTCCTTTATGATGTCGGCACAGAAATGGCATGACAGAAAGAAGCTTCATCTTGCGCAACTGGAGGCGATTCAATCGCGTTCGGGACGGGAGGTGCTGCATCTGGTACATGACCTAAAGACGCCGCTTACTTCTGTTGAAGGCTTGATCTCCCTAATGGAGATGCGTGTCAATGATGAGAAGCTTCGCGAATACTGCAGAATGAGCTCTCAGTCCATTGCGTCGATGAGTGAGATGATTTCGGAGATGCTATATGAAGATAAGAAAAGCTGGTTCAAGCTTACCGATGTCATGAATTATGTGCATGCAAGCCGTCTCAGCGGTACAGGTGCCTGTGTAAACATAGAATTTCCCAAGCAGGAGGAGACATGGATATGGATTAACAAAATCCGTATCACCCGCGCCCTTGTTAACCTGATTGATAATGCTTTGGATGCGATTAAGGATATAGAAGAAGGTACGGTCACACTGTATGCCGAGGCAGAGAATGGTGAAGTCAAGCTTGGTGTTGCAGATAATGGACCCGGCATCTCCCGTGAAGATCAGGAAAAAATCTGGGAGGCGGGATATAGTACCAAGCGTCACCCGGGGCTAGGGCTTTCATTTGTGCTTCAGGTGGCCGAAAGCCATGGGGGATATGTCTCTGTCCAAAGCCGGATTGGAGAAGGAACGACCGTGTGGATTCATCTGCGGGGAGGGGAAGGCAGCAATGAAAATCTTAATTATGGATGA
- a CDS encoding response regulator: protein MKILIMDDDASVRFMLNEICESAGWDVLLGSNGKEGLERFRAEQVDVVLVDYHMPEMDGLRTVQEIRKLNAHVPILVLTVDERQEIADRFLDAGATDFAIKPVRAPDLISRIQLHLRLSTLTKTRRVPQRDTVGEQVPEVDPPKGISATTLRHIVSFLCERRESCTIDEITKEVGLAYPTVYRSLVYLMQQGKVRTIVSYQKVGRPKNKYEWRN from the coding sequence ATGAAAATCTTAATTATGGATGATGATGCGTCGGTTCGCTTTATGTTAAACGAGATTTGCGAGAGTGCCGGTTGGGATGTACTGCTTGGCAGCAATGGCAAAGAAGGACTTGAGCGTTTTCGTGCTGAACAGGTGGATGTTGTACTTGTGGACTATCATATGCCGGAGATGGATGGATTACGTACCGTCCAGGAAATCCGCAAGCTAAACGCACATGTACCTATTCTGGTGCTCACAGTGGATGAACGTCAGGAGATCGCAGACCGGTTTCTTGACGCGGGAGCAACAGATTTTGCGATTAAGCCGGTGCGAGCACCTGATCTGATTTCCCGGATTCAACTGCATTTGCGTCTATCGACGTTAACGAAGACACGAAGAGTGCCGCAAAGGGATACTGTAGGGGAGCAGGTGCCTGAAGTCGATCCGCCAAAAGGCATCAGTGCAACAACGCTGCGTCATATTGTAAGTTTCCTTTGCGAACGAAGAGAGTCGTGCACGATTGACGAGATTACCAAAGAAGTAGGGCTTGCCTATCCCACGGTGTATCGCTCTCTTGTCTATTTAATGCAGCAGGGCAAAGTACGAACCATTGTAAGTTATCAAAAGGTAGGGCGGCCCAAAAATAAGTATGAATGGCGAAATTAG
- a CDS encoding spore coat protein, with translation MYRYDDRETYDCNEKKHHECEDRDYGYKKFSALDPDCCHPMDRHKGNVDQDARQIENTVQKSNELILVKDSCDITVETTDTQAAVNIQAALQFAIALVIDISVASSDKGSRITQELLQKINVKQANNQKTVIENSRGVKVTTTDTDVSVNVQLLAQILAALVARINIG, from the coding sequence ATGTATCGTTATGATGATCGTGAGACGTACGACTGTAACGAGAAGAAACACCATGAGTGTGAAGACCGCGATTACGGTTACAAAAAATTCAGTGCGCTTGACCCGGATTGCTGCCATCCGATGGACCGACACAAAGGCAATGTGGACCAGGATGCAAGACAAATCGAGAACACGGTACAGAAGTCCAATGAGTTAATTCTTGTTAAAGACTCTTGCGATATTACAGTAGAAACAACAGATACACAAGCAGCGGTAAACATTCAAGCAGCACTGCAGTTTGCGATTGCACTTGTTATTGATATCTCTGTAGCAAGCAGCGATAAAGGTTCAAGAATTACCCAAGAACTCTTGCAAAAAATCAATGTAAAGCAAGCGAACAATCAAAAAACTGTGATTGAAAACTCTCGAGGAGTTAAAGTAACGACAACAGACACAGACGTATCTGTCAACGTTCAACTGCTGGCACAAATTCTGGCGGCACTGGTTGCTAGAATCAATATCGGCTAA
- a CDS encoding ABC transporter ATP-binding protein, whose product MKPLLTVNGLKTHFFTADGIVRSVDGVDITIGEGETVGLVGESGCGKSVTSLSIMRLVPWPPGRIVEGSITFGDKDIVRLSEAEMRDIRGNDIAMIFQDPMTSLNPVFTIGDQIVETIRLHMKLDKKKALARAVDLLKQVGIPRAEQIVKEYPHRLSGGMRQRVVIAMAMACNPKLLIADEPTTALDVTIQAQILDLMRKLKKDNGTSILMITHDLGVVAEMCDRVVVMYGGKVVEEAEVNTLFAAPSHPYTQGLLHSIPSLDEEKEWLDSIPGNVPIPSEMPAGCKFAPRCAQAMDRCRVEEPPLYELSNGQKSRCFLVEEDAAYVGNAAESKTS is encoded by the coding sequence ATGAAGCCATTGCTTACGGTTAACGGGCTGAAAACTCATTTTTTCACAGCGGATGGAATCGTTCGTTCAGTTGACGGAGTAGATATTACCATCGGCGAAGGAGAAACAGTCGGACTGGTTGGAGAATCAGGCTGCGGCAAAAGTGTAACCTCGCTTTCGATTATGCGGCTGGTTCCGTGGCCGCCCGGCAGAATTGTCGAAGGCTCGATTACGTTCGGAGATAAGGACATTGTTCGTCTGTCAGAGGCGGAGATGCGTGACATTCGCGGCAATGATATCGCAATGATTTTCCAGGATCCAATGACAAGTCTGAATCCGGTATTTACGATCGGCGATCAGATCGTAGAGACGATTCGGCTACATATGAAGCTCGACAAAAAGAAAGCGCTTGCAAGGGCGGTTGATCTTCTCAAGCAAGTAGGCATTCCACGTGCGGAACAGATCGTCAAGGAGTATCCACATCGTCTCTCGGGCGGAATGCGCCAGCGGGTCGTCATTGCGATGGCGATGGCCTGTAATCCGAAGCTGTTGATCGCAGACGAGCCGACGACGGCCCTTGATGTAACAATCCAAGCGCAAATTCTTGATTTGATGCGCAAGCTTAAAAAAGATAACGGTACTTCCATCCTGATGATTACGCATGATCTTGGTGTAGTGGCCGAGATGTGTGACCGCGTCGTTGTCATGTATGGTGGAAAAGTGGTGGAAGAAGCAGAGGTAAATACGCTGTTTGCGGCACCTTCGCATCCGTATACACAGGGGTTGCTTCATTCAATCCCATCGCTTGATGAAGAAAAGGAATGGCTTGATTCGATTCCGGGCAACGTTCCAATCCCATCCGAAATGCCTGCGGGCTGTAAGTTTGCTCCGCGCTGTGCACAAGCGATGGATCGCTGTCGGGTGGAGGAGCCGCCGTTATATGAACTGAGCAACGGACAGAAGTCCCGTTGTTTCTTGGTAGAGGAGGACGCCGCCTATGTCGGAAACGCTGCTGAAAGTAAGACATCTTAA
- a CDS encoding ABC transporter ATP-binding protein, with translation MSETLLKVRHLKKYFPVRQGILQRTVGHVKAVDDIDFDILRGETLGLVGESGCGKSTTGRSILRLIEPTDGVIEFEGRDISKASSSEMRTLYRDMQLIFQDPYASLNPRKTVEKLLSEPMAVHGIYTAEERKKRVYELLEVVGLNAYHATRYPHEFSGGQRQRIGIARALALQPKLIICDEPVSALDVSIQSQVLNLLKQLQQEMGLTYLFIAHDLSVVKHISDRIGVMYLGRIVELAGKKSLYSKPLHPYTQALMSAVPVANPQIKRDRIILEGDVPSPANPPQGCTFHPRCSACMDICRIERPLLRDLGDGHQVACHLYNQ, from the coding sequence ATGTCGGAAACGCTGCTGAAAGTAAGACATCTTAAGAAATATTTTCCCGTTCGTCAGGGCATCCTGCAGCGCACAGTCGGACATGTCAAAGCGGTGGATGATATCGATTTTGATATCCTTCGTGGTGAGACGCTCGGATTAGTAGGCGAGTCAGGCTGCGGTAAATCAACGACAGGACGATCCATCCTGCGTTTGATTGAGCCGACCGACGGTGTTATAGAGTTTGAAGGGCGCGATATCAGCAAGGCATCAAGCAGTGAGATGCGTACGCTGTATCGTGATATGCAGCTGATTTTTCAAGATCCGTATGCTTCGCTTAATCCGCGTAAAACGGTAGAGAAGCTATTGAGTGAGCCGATGGCGGTTCATGGCATATATACGGCGGAAGAGCGAAAGAAGCGGGTGTACGAGCTGCTTGAGGTCGTTGGCCTAAACGCATACCATGCCACAAGATATCCGCATGAATTCTCAGGAGGACAGCGCCAACGGATCGGCATCGCCCGTGCACTGGCATTGCAGCCAAAGCTGATTATCTGCGATGAGCCGGTCTCGGCGCTTGACGTATCAATTCAGTCTCAAGTGCTCAATCTCTTAAAGCAACTGCAGCAAGAAATGGGACTCACGTATTTGTTCATCGCCCATGACTTAAGTGTGGTTAAACATATTAGCGATCGGATTGGTGTCATGTATCTGGGCAGGATTGTAGAGCTTGCTGGCAAGAAGAGCCTGTATAGCAAACCGCTGCATCCGTATACACAGGCGCTGATGTCTGCGGTTCCGGTTGCCAATCCGCAAATAAAAAGGGATCGCATTATTCTCGAAGGAGATGTGCCAAGCCCGGCGAATCCTCCGCAAGGATGCACATTCCACCCGCGCTGTTCGGCTTGTATGGACATCTGTCGAATAGAGCGTCCGCTGCTCCGTGATTTGGGTGACGGGCATCAGGTGGCTTGCCATTTATACAATCAATAA
- a CDS encoding ABC transporter substrate-binding protein, producing the protein MKYGKYGRKTMAILSALMLTTAIGLTACGGGDKAQETAGKPEKAQEQKGGTLIFARGGDSTTLDPQNTTEGEATRVTENIYDTLVQYKEDSTEVEPALATQWESSPDGKTWTFTLREGVKFHDGTEFDANAVKFNFDRMMDTKNEYHVGGNFDYFTSMFTAFKGEPGAVIKDVKVLDKNKVQFILNVPQAPFLANIAMPFFAIESPEAIKKYKEKISQHPVGTGPFKFVEGGWKPNDTITLEKNPEYWEGEPKLDKVIFKVIPDNTARLTALKSGEVDLIDGMNPSDAAAVESDSKLTLHKRPSNNVGYLAFNTEKKPFDNPKVRQALSMAVDKPGLVKAFYAGLGEAAKNPLPPSIWGHNDAITDYEYNLEKAKKLLAEAGYPNGFETDFWAMPVSRPYMPQPQKIAESIQADFAKIGVKTKIVSMEWGTYLKKTKNGEHPMALLGWTGDNGDPDNFLYVLLDKDNAKPPAAQNISLYKSDKVHDLLIKAQTTPDQKVREDLYKQAQQVIHDDAPMVPLVHSTPVLASSSKVKGYVPHATGSEKLNDVTMEK; encoded by the coding sequence ATGAAGTATGGAAAGTATGGCAGAAAAACGATGGCAATTCTCTCAGCTCTCATGCTGACGACAGCAATTGGATTAACTGCATGCGGTGGCGGTGACAAAGCCCAGGAGACAGCGGGCAAACCGGAAAAAGCGCAGGAACAAAAAGGTGGCACACTCATTTTTGCTCGTGGCGGTGACTCGACGACGCTTGATCCGCAGAACACGACAGAAGGTGAAGCGACACGCGTAACGGAAAACATTTATGACACGCTTGTACAATATAAAGAAGACAGCACAGAAGTAGAACCGGCACTTGCGACCCAATGGGAGAGCAGTCCGGATGGAAAGACATGGACATTCACCCTTCGTGAAGGCGTTAAATTCCATGACGGTACAGAATTTGATGCAAATGCAGTTAAATTTAACTTTGATCGTATGATGGATACAAAAAATGAATACCATGTTGGTGGCAACTTCGATTACTTCACCAGCATGTTTACTGCCTTCAAAGGCGAGCCGGGTGCAGTAATTAAAGATGTGAAGGTGCTTGATAAAAACAAAGTGCAGTTTATCTTAAACGTACCGCAGGCGCCATTCCTCGCCAATATTGCGATGCCATTCTTCGCGATTGAAAGCCCGGAGGCAATTAAAAAATACAAAGAAAAGATCAGCCAGCATCCCGTTGGCACAGGTCCGTTCAAATTCGTAGAGGGCGGCTGGAAACCAAACGATACCATCACGCTGGAGAAGAATCCTGAGTATTGGGAAGGCGAACCGAAGCTTGACAAGGTCATTTTTAAAGTTATTCCAGATAATACGGCTCGTCTAACCGCACTGAAGTCCGGCGAGGTAGATCTGATTGACGGCATGAATCCTTCTGATGCAGCGGCGGTGGAATCGGATAGCAAGCTGACATTGCATAAGCGTCCATCCAATAATGTAGGCTATCTCGCCTTTAACACGGAGAAGAAGCCGTTTGACAATCCAAAAGTGCGCCAAGCGCTGTCTATGGCTGTAGATAAGCCGGGTCTCGTGAAAGCATTCTATGCGGGCCTTGGTGAAGCGGCGAAGAATCCGCTGCCGCCATCCATCTGGGGTCATAATGACGCCATTACGGATTATGAGTATAATCTGGAAAAGGCGAAGAAGCTGCTTGCAGAAGCCGGTTATCCAAACGGCTTTGAGACAGATTTCTGGGCAATGCCTGTATCGCGTCCGTATATGCCACAGCCGCAAAAAATTGCTGAATCCATTCAAGCTGACTTTGCAAAAATCGGCGTAAAAACAAAGATCGTTTCTATGGAATGGGGTACGTATCTGAAGAAGACGAAGAACGGGGAGCATCCAATGGCTCTGCTTGGCTGGACCGGTGACAATGGAGACCCGGATAACTTCTTATATGTACTGCTCGATAAAGACAATGCCAAGCCGCCAGCAGCACAGAATATCTCACTCTACAAAAGCGATAAGGTGCATGATCTGTTGATCAAGGCACAGACAACACCAGATCAAAAGGTACGCGAAGATTTGTATAAGCAAGCACAGCAAGTTATCCATGATGATGCGCCAATGGTGCCGCTGGTACATTCCACGCCAGTTCTCGCAAGCTCTAGCAAAGTAAAAGGGTATGTGCCGCACGCGACTGGTTCCGAGAAATTAAATGACGTAACCATGGAAAAATAG
- a CDS encoding ABC transporter permease — translation MFAYIIRRLLQLVPVLIGMSLVVFAIIHAIPGDPALMILGEHATPEALEELRAKLHLNEPLYKQYFFYMADIIQGNLGESLRTKQEISIEIGAYLTATIELAIAALIFAIVVGVNAGIIAAWKRASWFDYIAMLIALVGVSMPVFWLGLMEQWIFVDKLDLLPSTGRFNPREPIDDITGFYVMDTILQGNWAGLQDVVLHLILPSIALGTIPMAIIARMTRSSMLEVMKSDYIRTARAKGLREFWVVYKHALRNAFAPVLTVIGLQLGSLLGGAILTETIFGWPGVGRYINDAIAFRDYPVVQSGVLVVAFLFVIINLIVDILYAYIDPRIQYK, via the coding sequence ATGTTTGCATACATTATTCGTCGGCTCCTGCAGCTTGTTCCCGTACTGATCGGTATGTCGCTTGTTGTATTTGCCATTATTCATGCCATTCCCGGCGATCCGGCACTCATGATTTTAGGCGAGCATGCGACCCCGGAAGCATTGGAGGAACTTAGAGCCAAATTGCATCTGAACGAGCCGCTGTATAAACAGTACTTCTTTTATATGGCTGATATTATTCAAGGGAATCTTGGTGAGTCGCTTCGTACGAAGCAAGAAATTAGCATTGAAATTGGCGCCTATCTAACGGCTACGATTGAGCTTGCGATTGCCGCATTGATTTTTGCGATTGTTGTCGGTGTAAATGCGGGCATTATTGCCGCATGGAAGCGCGCTTCCTGGTTTGACTATATTGCGATGCTGATCGCGCTAGTTGGGGTCTCCATGCCGGTATTTTGGCTGGGCTTGATGGAGCAGTGGATTTTTGTTGATAAGCTGGATTTGCTCCCATCGACGGGACGTTTTAATCCGCGTGAGCCAATTGATGACATTACGGGCTTTTATGTAATGGATACGATCCTTCAAGGCAATTGGGCAGGCTTACAGGATGTTGTTCTTCATTTAATTCTCCCAAGCATTGCATTGGGTACAATTCCGATGGCGATCATTGCGCGTATGACGCGCTCTTCCATGCTTGAGGTGATGAAGTCAGATTATATCCGCACAGCTCGCGCGAAAGGGTTGCGCGAATTCTGGGTTGTGTATAAGCATGCGCTGCGCAATGCGTTCGCGCCTGTATTGACGGTCATCGGTCTTCAGCTTGGCTCGCTTTTGGGCGGAGCCATTCTTACGGAGACGATTTTTGGCTGGCCGGGTGTCGGCCGCTATATTAATGATGCGATTGCCTTCCGTGACTACCCTGTCGTTCAATCTGGGGTGCTGGTCGTTGCATTTCTATTCGTTATCATTAATTTAATTGTTGATATTTTGTACGCGTATATTGACCCGCGCATTCAATACAAGTAG
- the nikC gene encoding nickel transporter permease encodes MQTTAQVNTQASVKARQSSPWRDAWYQLKKQKTALVGLFVILFFIVVGLLAPIITSQPWDGQNLADKLKPPSAQHWFGTDDLGRDIFTRVVYGARISLWVGFFSVVGSIVAGTALGLVAGYFGRWVDTIISRLFDIILAFPSILLAIAIVTILGPGLSNALIAIAIINVPTYGRLVRSRVLSIKEEEYVTAAKVLGMSHARILFSHILPNSMAPIIVQGTLGVATAVLEAAALGFLGLGAQAPQPEWGKMISDSRQYITAAYWTVLFPGLAIMLTVLGFNLFGDGLRDALDPKMKQ; translated from the coding sequence ATGCAGACGACAGCGCAGGTAAACACCCAGGCTTCGGTAAAGGCTCGGCAGAGCTCGCCTTGGCGCGACGCCTGGTATCAGTTAAAAAAGCAGAAAACCGCCTTGGTCGGATTGTTTGTCATCCTGTTTTTTATCGTAGTGGGGCTATTGGCTCCTATTATTACAAGTCAACCATGGGATGGACAAAATCTAGCTGATAAGCTCAAGCCGCCGAGTGCGCAGCATTGGTTTGGAACAGATGATTTAGGCCGCGATATTTTCACTCGCGTCGTATACGGTGCAAGAATCTCGCTGTGGGTTGGATTTTTCTCAGTAGTCGGCTCCATTGTCGCAGGGACGGCTCTCGGACTGGTGGCAGGTTACTTCGGACGTTGGGTAGATACGATTATTTCCCGTCTGTTTGATATTATTTTGGCATTCCCAAGCATTCTATTGGCGATTGCGATTGTAACTATCCTCGGTCCGGGGCTCTCTAACGCTCTAATTGCCATTGCGATCATTAATGTACCGACATATGGGCGGCTTGTCCGCTCACGCGTGTTGAGTATTAAAGAAGAGGAGTATGTCACCGCAGCAAAAGTGCTGGGTATGTCACATGCACGCATCCTGTTCTCGCATATTTTGCCGAACAGTATGGCTCCGATTATTGTTCAAGGAACGCTTGGGGTTGCGACGGCTGTACTTGAAGCGGCGGCGCTTGGCTTCCTCGGTCTTGGTGCACAGGCACCGCAGCCGGAATGGGGCAAGATGATTTCAGATTCGCGTCAATACATTACAGCAGCCTATTGGACAGTCTTGTTTCCAGGGTTGGCTATTATGTTAACCGTACTTGGCTTCAACCTGTTTGGTGATGGCCTTCGTGATGCACTTGATCCGAAGATGAAGCAATAA
- a CDS encoding D-alanine--D-alanine ligase has product MSNKQKIGVIYGGKSSEHEVSIHTALSVINAVDKARYEVLPIYIDVDGRWLTGAWVEQEITHVDALRFTPATHAAPDVFTLKDMVEVVFPVIHGPNGEDGTLQGFLELIDVPYVGSGVLGSSVGMDKVAMKEVFGNVGLPQGKYKSYLRIDLEQKLDVICDEIEAVLGLPCFVKPANMGSSVGISKAKDSAGLREALRFAARFDRKVIVEEFISGRELEIGVLGNDKPDTSIVGEIVSSNEFYDYEAKYKSDGTRLDIPAHVPESVVSRMKELAVKAFLALDCSGLSRVDFFWDETADEVYINEINTMPGFTPFSMYPMLWKETGVPYAELIDRLIAFGIARYEEKKANELVAEQFND; this is encoded by the coding sequence GTGTCAAACAAGCAAAAGATAGGCGTTATTTACGGAGGAAAGTCAAGTGAGCACGAGGTATCGATTCATACCGCTCTCTCCGTAATAAACGCCGTAGATAAAGCGCGCTATGAAGTACTTCCCATCTATATTGATGTAGACGGACGATGGCTTACAGGAGCCTGGGTGGAACAGGAGATTACCCATGTAGATGCACTGCGTTTTACTCCGGCGACCCATGCGGCACCGGATGTGTTCACGCTCAAAGATATGGTTGAAGTTGTATTTCCCGTTATCCATGGACCAAACGGGGAAGATGGAACATTACAGGGTTTTCTTGAATTGATCGACGTACCGTATGTTGGCTCCGGTGTGCTGGGCTCCTCTGTAGGTATGGATAAGGTAGCGATGAAAGAGGTATTCGGTAATGTAGGTTTGCCACAGGGCAAATATAAAAGCTATCTGCGAATTGATCTGGAGCAGAAGCTGGATGTCATATGCGATGAAATTGAAGCGGTGCTTGGACTTCCATGCTTTGTTAAGCCGGCTAACATGGGATCAAGTGTAGGCATTAGCAAAGCGAAGGACAGTGCGGGGCTTCGTGAAGCACTTCGTTTTGCGGCCCGGTTTGACCGAAAAGTGATCGTCGAAGAATTTATCTCCGGACGCGAGCTTGAAATCGGTGTGCTTGGCAATGATAAACCGGATACATCAATCGTTGGGGAAATCGTCTCAAGCAATGAGTTCTATGATTATGAAGCGAAATACAAAAGCGACGGAACAAGGCTTGATATTCCGGCGCATGTGCCGGAGAGCGTCGTAAGCCGGATGAAAGAGCTTGCGGTCAAAGCGTTTCTTGCGCTTGATTGCAGCGGCTTATCCCGGGTCGACTTTTTCTGGGATGAGACGGCCGATGAAGTATACATCAATGAGATCAATACAATGCCGGGCTTTACACCGTTCAGCATGTATCCGATGCTTTGGAAAGAAACAGGCGTACCATACGCAGAATTGATTGACCGCTTGATTGCATTTGGCATTGCGCGTTATGAAGAGAAGAAGGCCAATGAGCTTGTGGCTGAACAATTTAATGATTAA
- a CDS encoding UDP-N-acetylmuramoyl-tripeptide--D-alanyl-D-alanine ligase — protein sequence MFTVQEIVEITEGTLLQGDKQSEITSVHFDSRQLEVNSLFVALTGGVRDGHDFLQKAAEMGAKAAFVSDEAKARAAGVNAEFALILVDDTEKAFQQIARMYRNRLSLPIVAITGSNGKTTTKDILAHLLSGQKNVYKTYKNFNNHLGVPLSLLQIAPETEVAVLELGMNHAGEIDFLAGMARPTFSVITNVNDAHMEFFDSKEMIAQAKGEILGHTHPDGFACLNQDNELVANLAPLNPAKTYFYHVHHEGEEARGADITASDIVFDENGSRFVVTTGDGEQFRCFMPLFGEHNISNALPCIFIAKHLGIPNEEIVERLATLSISTMRFERVDGANGLLVINDAYNASPTSMIASVQTFLSIYPERKKVLVLGDMYELGAQSAAYHREVGEELRELGAEFELVAIGQDAKHLAEGYGPAAKYFASKEEAGAYLAAFTSADYALLLKASRGMELETLLENLS from the coding sequence ATGTTTACCGTGCAAGAAATTGTAGAGATTACAGAAGGAACCCTGCTACAGGGAGATAAACAATCGGAGATTACCTCCGTACATTTCGATTCAAGACAGCTTGAGGTCAACTCACTGTTCGTAGCCCTGACCGGCGGTGTACGGGACGGACATGATTTCTTACAGAAGGCAGCGGAGATGGGCGCCAAAGCGGCATTCGTATCTGATGAAGCAAAAGCGCGAGCCGCAGGGGTCAACGCAGAATTTGCGCTCATTTTGGTGGATGATACAGAAAAAGCATTCCAGCAAATTGCGCGCATGTATCGCAATCGCCTCTCACTTCCGATTGTGGCCATCACTGGCAGCAACGGAAAGACAACAACAAAGGATATACTGGCTCATCTGCTGTCGGGGCAAAAGAATGTATACAAGACATACAAAAACTTTAATAATCACCTTGGCGTGCCGCTCTCGCTTCTACAGATTGCGCCGGAGACGGAGGTGGCTGTGCTTGAGCTTGGTATGAACCATGCAGGCGAAATTGATTTCTTAGCCGGTATGGCACGTCCCACTTTCAGTGTCATCACAAATGTAAATGATGCCCATATGGAGTTTTTTGATTCCAAAGAAATGATTGCACAAGCCAAAGGCGAAATTCTTGGTCATACTCATCCTGACGGATTTGCTTGTTTAAATCAGGATAACGAGCTGGTGGCTAATCTGGCACCTCTTAATCCCGCAAAAACTTACTTCTATCATGTACATCATGAGGGCGAAGAAGCTCGTGGCGCTGATATTACGGCATCAGATATTGTTTTTGACGAGAACGGTAGCCGCTTTGTCGTAACGACAGGCGACGGCGAACAGTTCCGCTGCTTCATGCCGCTGTTTGGAGAGCATAATATCTCCAATGCGCTGCCGTGCATCTTCATCGCCAAACACCTCGGCATTCCAAACGAAGAAATCGTCGAACGACTGGCAACGCTCTCCATCTCTACGATGCGCTTTGAGCGAGTGGATGGAGCAAACGGACTGCTGGTCATCAATGACGCCTATAATGCAAGCCCGACCTCGATGATTGCTTCAGTGCAGACGTTTCTCTCTATTTATCCGGAGCGAAAGAAAGTATTGGTGCTCGGTGATATGTATGAGCTGGGCGCGCAAAGCGCAGCGTATCATCGCGAGGTCGGAGAAGAACTTCGGGAGTTGGGCGCGGAATTTGAGCTGGTGGCGATCGGACAGGACGCCAAGCACCTTGCGGAAGGGTATGGACCCGCAGCCAAATATTTTGCCAGCAAGGAAGAGGCTGGCGCATACCTTGCAGCCTTTACAAGCGCAGATTACGCTCTTTTGCTTAAAGCATCGCGCGGGATGGAGCTTGAGACATTGCTTGAGAATTTATCCTAA
- the rpsU gene encoding 30S ribosomal protein S21, which yields MAEIRVRKNESLDQALRRFKRETGKDGVLAEVKKRRHYEKPSIKRKKKSEAARKRKY from the coding sequence ATGGCAGAAATTCGTGTACGTAAAAATGAGTCGTTAGACCAAGCGCTACGTCGATTCAAGCGTGAAACAGGTAAAGATGGCGTTCTTGCTGAAGTTAAAAAGCGCAGACACTATGAGAAGCCTAGTATTAAACGCAAGAAGAAGTCAGAGGCAGCGCGTAAACGTAAGTATTAG